A segment of the Arachis hypogaea cultivar Tifrunner chromosome 5, arahy.Tifrunner.gnm2.J5K5, whole genome shotgun sequence genome:
AAATGACTAtgctatataaaatataatagtaGCAGCAAACTAAACATAAGCTGAGAAATTGACATTTTACAGATATTTACAGGTTTACAAGGAGCTAAATGGGAAAGTTAGAGATGCAATTATTTCTCTTGTAGGTTTTCTTCCTTGTTATGCTAGATTTTCAGTGCTTACAAGTTTAGATAACTAACCCTTATCTGTTTAAAGATTgataaaaaatgtgaaaaaagcAAATTGATCGGGCTTTATTAAAGAATGTATTAGATATATTTGTTGAAAGTGGGATGGGGCAAATGGATCACTATGAGAATGATTTTGAAATTGCAATGCTTAAAGACACTTCTGCTTATTACACTTGAAAGGCTTCTAATTGGAGAAGTGGAccatatttatctttttcttaaaatattattagttatgCTGACAAAAGGATCTTGTCAAACATCTgaattagtttaataataaaataatatacaagACATCAATATCATGCATTGGAGAATAGCAGTTCTCAGCCAATTCAAACAAAACCATAGAAATGATTACCAATTCAGCCCTTCTTCTTGCAATTGATTTAGCACCTGAAGTATGAGAAATTATTTGTTTTTGCCGAATTTCTTTATTTCTCTTACAAAGATTCTGCAAGATAAATTTAGACACAATTAAATAGAGTCAAATATGTGTTCAACATATAACATGCATTCAACATATCACTGGTTCATTACCAactctatataaaataaaagacgAGCAGGAAGCAAACAATGAATAAAGGCTTTTTATTACCAACTCTATATAAAGGCTTTTCACAACATTCCATATGAATTCAATATCCTATTTACAACAGCAAACTATATAAGGCTTTTTAGTGGGACAGCATTTAACTAGGAGAGTAAGTACTTACCTGAGTTTTAGGCTTCAAACGATATTCTACGAATAAAGCCCATTGATCAGGGAGCAATATCTTCTAGTGTATTATTTATGATCTCAGTTTTACTCAACCTCGGATCATAAAACTCATTCCAAAGCTTTATCCTATATTCCCTCCATTTTTCGCCAAGCGATTGGAGCAGAAATTGTTTGGCCAAGCTATCACTCAGTTTGAAGCAAAATCGAGCCTTTAATATAgaacaaagaatatatatattaaCCAGCAAATATAACTAAATAATGACAAAGAAATAAGCTTTAGAGTTTAAGTAATCTTCTTACTAGGGACAAAATTTtccattgattttcaaaaaagctCTTTGGAATGTCTGACAACTTATCAAAACTGATTGGAAATGCTACACAATTAGTGGCCAATTGCCCACAAACTCCTGCAAGGAGTCCGGCTGCTTCTCCTATTACTGCATGCTGTTTATCAAAATTGACAACTATGCGCAAACCTTCTGGCAAATTATGCACATTCCTCACTAATAAATGAAGGCGTGTACTATCTTCATATTCttctaaaatagataaataagtataaataaataagtaaaaataaataagtataatGTCAAATAAATCATACCTTTTCCTTTTGTTGTTTCTAATCAAATACTAACTTTTTTTTCATTTGGTTTCCTATACATTTGAACTTAGCTTCAACATAATTGCAATTATTATTGGAGCTTATTAAAATTaaggataataatataatatcatcAATGTTGACAATTCTCTTCATTCAACTACTGACTTTTCTAACTTCAAGCTCTTCAATTAATCTGTGGCTTTGTTGAAATGAGTTACATGTATATAGTTTAtacttatattattataataagatCACTGGTTCCCCGAAAATTAAACGCAGGCAACGTAGTAGTACATTGCAATACGGATTCAGTAGTCAAATGGTTTGAAATGGCTTatactatattattttattttagtaaaataatatactTTCCATATGTTAACTAAAATAATTATGTTCGAAGAATATTACATACCTATGGCATCAACAGTCCAATAATGATTTGATTCACGTCCACGTTTATGTTTAGGTTCGGAAGGATGATTAGAAATAGTTGGAGCAACTGATGATGGCTCAGAAGAATTTGAAGTTGCTGACTTGTCTCGGGAGGAACTTGCAACTGCTACCAACTTGTCCCGGGAGGAATTTGAAGCTGCCGACTTGTCTCGAGAGGAATTTGCAGCTGCTGTCAACTTGTCTCGGGAGAAATTTGCACCTGTTGTCAACTTGTGTCGAGAGAAATTTGCAGCTGCTGCTAATGTGTCTCGGGAGGAATTTGTAGCTGCTACGGACTTGACTTGTGATGTATTTGAAGCTGCCGACTTGTCTCGGGATGAATTTGTAGCTGCTATTAACTTGTCTTGTGAAGAATTTGCAGCTGCTGCTGCAAAGTAGATTTTTGTACCTCTTTTACTTTGGTATATCTGCATAATAGatcaaatcaataattaataaatatagaattaatGACAATTTGAAGACCTGTTTATAGTGACAATTATAAATGCCACTTGCATTAATATATAAACTGATATAATGACCTGGTTATAAAGAAACTGAATTATAAATGCCACTTGCATTAATACATAAATTGATATAATGACAATTTTATTAATGACAATTTAATTAATGCCACTTGCATTAATACATAAACTGATATAATTAACTAGGCAATTAACTAGTATATATCAGCAGGCGCTACTATGAGTTATAACTAAATGTGAATGATATAAAATGTGAATTATAACTAAATGAAA
Coding sequences within it:
- the LOC112803607 gene encoding uncharacterized protein, producing MIDEGSLSDFPYSSRPPLATAGFDLHCRFLFNGIDSSKPHTPQISDLEVFFRISNLITPQPTSPSRCRAHCHHRLLLLTAATQILSFHSIAIASTSSIACCLALTVGCDNDAHEISNVLLILVSQESRNQLLNFHGSTQIYQSKRGTKIYFAAAAANSSQDKLIAATNSSRDKSAASNTSQVKSVAATNSSRDTLAAAANFSRHKLTTGANFSRDKLTAAANSSRDKSAASNSSRDKLVAVASSSRDKSATSNSSEPSSVAPTISNHPSEPKHKRGRESNHYWTVDAIEEYEDSTRLHLLVRNVHNLPEGLRIVVNFDKQHAVIGEAAGLLAGVCGQLATNCVAFPISFDKLSDIPKSFFENQWKILSLARFCFKLSDSLAKQFLLQSLGEKWREYRIKLWNEFYDPRLSKTEIINNTLEDIAP